One Chloroflexota bacterium genomic region harbors:
- the miaA gene encoding tRNA (adenosine(37)-N6)-dimethylallyltransferase MiaA, with protein MTNLQSLKLLVIVGPTAVGKSAIAVELAERLAGEIISADSRYLYRGLDIGTAKPSLADRARVPHHLIDVTDPDKPWALSEYRQAVDELIAAINARNHWPLLVGGTGQYVRAVLEGWTIPPRAADPALRDELLAFAEREGSEALFRRLAEADPAAAQVIDRRNVRRVARALEVTLATGQPFSAQRQKTPPPYRSIIIGLTLARPILYARIDARIEAMMVKGLVAETQALADKGYAWSLPAMSALGYKQIGMCLRGECDLAEATRLIKHETRRFVRQQANWFRLNDPQIHWYDVEQLEIDKLIEDIYRLESQ; from the coding sequence ATGACAAATCTCCAATCTCTAAAACTCCTCGTCATCGTCGGCCCAACCGCCGTCGGCAAGTCGGCAATTGCCGTTGAATTGGCCGAACGTTTGGCTGGCGAGATCATCTCCGCCGACTCGCGTTATCTTTATCGCGGCCTCGACATCGGCACGGCCAAGCCCTCGCTCGCCGACCGCGCCCGCGTCCCGCATCACCTCATTGACGTGACTGACCCGGACAAGCCCTGGGCGCTCTCGGAATATCGCCAGGCGGTTGATGAATTGATCGCAGCCATCAACGCGCGAAATCATTGGCCGTTGTTGGTGGGCGGAACCGGGCAGTATGTTCGCGCCGTGTTGGAGGGTTGGACGATCCCGCCCCGCGCCGCCGACCCGGCGCTGCGCGACGAGCTGTTGGCCTTTGCCGAGCGTGAAGGTTCCGAGGCATTGTTCCGCCGGTTGGCTGAGGCCGACCCCGCCGCCGCACAAGTGATTGATCGGCGCAACGTTCGGCGCGTGGCGCGGGCGCTGGAAGTGACGCTGGCGACGGGGCAACCGTTCAGCGCCCAGCGCCAGAAGACTCCGCCTCCGTACCGTTCTATCATCATCGGCCTGACTCTGGCTCGCCCCATTCTTTATGCTCGCATTGATGCGCGGATTGAAGCAATGATGGTGAAAGGGCTGGTGGCCGAGACGCAGGCCCTGGCCGACAAAGGATATGCCTGGTCTCTGCCGGCCATGTCGGCGCTTGGCTACAAACAGATCGGCATGTGCCTGCGCGGCGAGTGCGACCTGGCCGAGGCCACGCGGCTGATCAAACACGAGACGCGGCGCTTTGTGCGCCAGCAGGCCAACTGGTTCCGGCTAAACGATCCGCAAATCCATTGGTATGATGTAGAGCAGTTAGAGATTGATAAACTGATTGAAG
- a CDS encoding YraN family protein, translating into MSRSRLSLGRRGEQLAADKLISLGYEIVERNFRCPAGEIDLVAKFGETWVFVEVRTRRGADFGSPEESVTLRKKSHLIAAAQTYLQDHALGQVDWRIDFVAVELSGKGELLRVEVIENAINQQ; encoded by the coding sequence ATGAGCCGCTCCCGCCTCTCTCTCGGCCGGCGCGGCGAACAGTTGGCCGCCGACAAGCTCATTTCACTCGGCTACGAAATTGTCGAACGTAACTTCCGTTGCCCGGCAGGCGAGATCGATCTGGTGGCAAAATTTGGCGAGACCTGGGTATTTGTGGAAGTGCGAACCCGGCGCGGGGCCGATTTCGGCTCCCCCGAAGAGTCGGTGACACTTCGCAAGAAAAGTCACCTGATTGCCGCCGCTCAAACTTACCTTCAGGATCATGCTCTGGGCCAGGTGGACTGGCGAATTGATTTTGTGGCGGTTGAACTTTCAGGCAAGGGCGAGTTGTTGAGGGTAGAAGTGATTGAGAACGCGATCAATCAGCAATGA